The Nitrospira sp. sequence GCACGACGTGTTGAACTCGTCGGGTCAGCAGCTGGACTCCGCCACACGCGCCTTCTTCGAACCGCGTTTTGGCTCCGATCTTTCGCATGTGCGAGTCCATTCCGACCCGCTGGCAGACCAATCGGCTGAGTCGATACAGGCCCGCGCCTATACACTTGGGAACAACATTGTCTTCGGTTTTGGGGAATATAACCCGGATAGTGACGGCGGAAAACGTCTGCTGGCACACGAACTCGCCCACGTTGCACAACAGGGGAAGGGAACCGATACGGCTGAATTACGGTGACAGTTGACTCCAGGTAGCGGTTCGACGAGTGCCCTCCTACCATTCCGACTTTTGGCTCGACTTTTGGAGCCAGCTGTTCAGGTGGGGCGACCGATCCTTGTCAGCAGAGGGGATGCACAAGGCCGATCACAGATATCAATCCTGATCTCGAGAGCAATCGTCCATCTGGATAGTGCGACAGCTGCTTTGGGTACCACGCCACTCGCTGCCGGTACCCGAAGATCTCTGGACTGATATTTCAATCATCGGATACGGGAATTCCATCCCAGTTCTCAGAACAGATACAGCGTGTGATTTGCTCAGGTGGTCGCCCGTTCGACGGTGGACACGGCTACTGGGTGGTGGCCATCTGCCGGTACGCCATCTTAATTTTCTTTAACGCCGCAAAATCTCCAAACGTCACATCTACAATGTGATCGGTCTCGTCCACGAGAAACACGGCGAGAACGTTAGTCGGAACGGATGACATCTTGCTACGAATCAGCGGGCGAAACAGATAGCTTTTTGTTCGGCCGTCCTCCGTTTTGACCACAACATCGTCCTGACCGGCCTGTACCTCTTGCATAATCCTCCCCATGATAATCGAATGATGGTCGGTCCTATGTCCCAAGGGATGAAAATCAACAAGAACATGTTGCTCATTAAAGACCATCCTGACACGATCCCCTGGCTTTAACTCCATTCCCTTCTCTCTTGCGATTGATAGGGGGAGATAGCGTGGCTGAAGCGATTCGTGATCATCAACCTTGATCTGCTCGCTGAGGATGGTCTTGACGGTGCCGATCACTATGCGATCTCCTGGAAGCATCTGAGGCAAGCCTCGCAAGGCGGTTTCTTGCTGCGATTCCGGCTTTGCCAGAGCCCTCTTGTCATCGGCATCTCTGGTAGGACTATTACCGGTGAATGTACATCCCCAGCCTGTCAGGAACATACACAGTGTGAGCGTGAACAGAATGGGTATGGAGTATCGATGGCTGGACGAGCACACGGGGGAATGTCCCGTTACGGACCAGGATATGAAGTTCGGGTTAGTCACTATTAATCCTCCCTTCAAGGGACCAACGAGTTGTCTAGCGCCCTTCTGTAACATGTGATGCGTAAAGCTTAGTCATTCATCGGCATCCAGATAAAAGCATGGTGTCACCCCTCGCCGGCATTCGGTACTAGGAATAGCTCGGGTGCTGGATGACGCAGAGTGAGCTCAGTGAGGTGCCATGGATTCGACCTTGAGACTGTCCGTGCGGGTTTTTTCAGATCGTGGTTCTCGGCACAGATGTACAGTGTCTGGACTTGCACAGGAATCGCTAGTTTCCATGTTCATGGTGTAACGATGCGATGCGGGAGTTGAACGGAAGGGTGCGCATCCTAATGTGCGACTTGCCCAGTCAAGCATAAGAGCCTGATAACAGGACGGCTGGCACGCACCCGGACCGCTGATCATTCGGCGGTTGCCGAACGGGAGACATCTATTTAGTGATGAGGGCCAAGTCCAACTGGAAGCGCATAAACACCTACCGCACTGGAACGATGTTCGGAGCCGATTCGTAATGGCCTGAATCGGCCATTTCACGGGCATTGACCCTTTATCCCCCAGTTTGCCGAGGAATGGTGTCCAAATTCTTGGACGATGCAACCAACTGATTATCTTGCATCGAACAAGAACAGGGGTAGTCCTCGCCTCTTGCTGTAGAAAAATTCCTCACGCCCATGACAGATGATTCGGTGGGTAACCGCAGTAAGTCATTGTCATATTTCGCAACGTTTTAGATGCCAAGTTCCGAACTGCGCGGCATGGCGATTGCCCTAGTAGTGGGTCGCTGGTGAAGGTTTGGGTGATTTTGGATCGGCCTCCGGATGACCCATATCCTTCGCAAGAGGGAACCCTTCACCAGCTCTTAACCTCCAGAGAATCGAGGTCTGGAGTTGTTTGGAGGCTGGTTCTCATCCGAATGCGATTAGAAAAGCTGACTCTTTAGCAATCAGCAACGAACGCGATTCGACTAACGCCTGAAGGGCGGAAGACTTTAGAGGAGGAGGCCGAGACATGAGATCACAATTTAGACTACATCGCCGGCGACGGAGCAGGCTGTGGACGGTGCTACAGGCTATTCTGTTGACGGGGAGCGGGATGGGGGCGCCTCTGGTTGCCGCGGAACCTCATCAATCTGTCCATGCGCTCCACGCGACGCAAGTGGCGATGCCGGGGTGGACCCAGCAGCTAATAGGTCAGACGGTGCTGGAAAACGCCATCGAGGGACGCGCAGACAATCCCCCAAAGATGGAGATGCAGCACCATCGCCTGATGGAAAAGCTTGGGCAGCAGGCTCAAAGGGATGCGCAGGCCCAGCAGACATCCGGCGCGTTCAACAATATGTCGATGATGCACCAATACATGGGGCAGGACGGCAGCAGCTTCCTTCTCATGACGGATCCAGGCAAGGGGGAGCCTGTGATGACATCGGGAGGTAGATGCCCTGCCGGGGTACCGACCAAGCAGTTCGATGTCTCGATGATCAATATCGAGATCACACTCAATCGCTGGCTCGATTTTTACCCGGGCTATATGTACGTATTGACCGACGATGTCGAGAACGCTCGCGCCGAGGAGGCGAAGAACCGAGAAGCCCGCGAAAAGGACGGGTTCGATCCCGGAGCCGTTACCACCGGCCTACAGGGAGACATCATCCAGCCTTTGGTTCTTAGGGCGAATCAGGGCGATTGCGTCAAGATGACGCTGCGCAATCAAATGGAAGGAGAGGACGGCAGCTTGTTCATCCAGGCCTCCAGCATGATCGTCAGTCCAACCGGCAAGCCGGCCACGACGACAAATCCCGAGTCCATTGTGGCGCCGGGCAAGGTGCAGGAATTCGAATGGTATATTCATCCGCAAATGCAGGAAGGTGTGCGGCAGTTCCATTCCTACAGCCATGATCGGGAACTGACAGTCCTGGGCCTGTTCGGCGCATTTATTGTAGAGCCGCGGGGGGCCCGATACCTTGATGCGCTTGGAAGCGGAGGACCTGCTCCGGAGGTAAGGAGCGGATGGCAGGTGAATGTCGATAACGCATCCGGCCCAGACTTTCGGGAATTCGTGTTGTTTTATCATGAAATCGGCGACGAAGCGTTCCGTCCTCTGAACAAGAAGGGAGACTTCCTACCCCAGCGCGATCCGCTGACGGATGCCTACAGACCCGGGGGGCGGGCGATCAATTACCGCAGTGAACCGTTCGGCATCGACCAGATGCACCTCCAACACGAGTATTTCGGGTTTGAAGACGAATCGTTGGCGTACAGTTCGTACACGTTCGGAGATACACCGACCACCATCGCCAGAGGCTATCTAGGCGACCCGGTCAAGTGGCGGCTGGTCCATGGCGGGTCCGAAGTGTTCCATTCTCATCATCCGCACAGCGGATCGATCCGCTGGCAACGAAGCCCAGGCACCGAGCCCAACAACCTGTGGGCGATGGGTCAAGACGGACCGGTGAAATATCCGGTCGTTCGGACCAAGTCCGACCGTGTGGATGTCGAAGTCATCGGTCCGTCCGAAGCGTTGGATCTCGAACCGGAATGCGGCGGCGGCGGCTGTCAACATCTGGCGGGCGAGTTTCTGTATCACTGTCACGTCGCCCACCACTATGTGGCCGGGATGTGGGGCTATGGCCGGTTCTACAACACTCTCCAAGACGGGGCTAGCCATACGGACAGCATGCCGGACTTGCGGGAGTTGCCGGATCGGGCAGGTCGGATGAAACTCGGCGTTTCGTCCGACAAACTGATTGGCACGACAGTCGATTGGTTTGGGAAGACGTTTAAGATCGTTGACAGAAGCCAGCGGACCAACTGGAAGTCCGATCCGGCGATCGTGAACATTCACGATTGGGTGGAAATGTTCGTGCCGGCGCAGGGCAAACCTGGCCACACTGATGACGAAAAGGGGCAAATCCTCGCCTATGACGCGACCGTGTGGGATTGGAAGTGGGATGGCAACATCGCTCGGGGTGAACGGGAAAGCACGGCTCAGAATCCGAAGTATGCCTGGGCGGCCAAATGGGACGACGGCACGAGACCGGCGATCCTTTTCGACCCAACCACAGGAAAAATGGCGTGGCCGCTGTTCAAACCGCATTTCGGAAAACGGGTCCCGTTCTCTGCCAATCACAACGGCGCCCCTTGGCTGGAACCGATTCATCAAGATGCGAAGGGTGAGCGAACGTCAGAGCCGGCCATGCCTGGTGAGCAGGGCCGCTGGAGCCTTTGCCCGGAGAATGCGAACCGCAAGCATTACAACATTCACTTTATTCGTCTGCCGATTACCCTTGCGAAGAAACAAGGAAACGAGCCTCCCATCGTCGACAAGGACGGGCTGATCTATGTGCTGCACGAGGAAGAACAGTTGACCAGGGCGAATGACGATCTCAAATTGCCGGCGGTCATCCGCGCCAACGTGTATGACTGCGTCGACGTAATCCTCACGAGCGAGTGGGATGATGACGATTACACGAATTTCCAGTCGTCCAAGATCAATATTCACCCGCACTTTTTCCAGTTCGATACCGGAAACTCGGATGGTGTGATCTCGGGATTTGAATATGAAATGTCGGTCCGGCCCTTCACCATGTGGGGGAAGAAGACCAAGCACGGGCTGCCGGCTCCGATGGTCGCCAAGTTGGTCAGCAGGGCGAAGGCCGGTGCCACCTCGATCAAAATTCAAATGGCTCCTGGTGCCACGAAGTTTCATGTGAACACCGAAGTCATGGTGGGCATGGATTGTTTGGAGAAAGGCAACGATCCCACGGCGTCGCTCCCTCGGGACAAAAGCTGTCAGGAAGTCGCTCGGATCAAGGAGATCAAGGGCGATCAGATCACGTTCTTCAAACCACTGAGGCATACTCATCAGGTGAATGACCTGGTCTCACCGGAATTCGTCCGGTATCGGTGGTGGGTCGATGTCGATATGGGGACCGTGTTCTGGCATGACCATGCCTTCGGGGCGACGACTTGGCCTCACGGAGGATTCGGCGTCACGATCGTGGAGCCCTATGGGTCTACGTATCACGATCCGAAAAACGGCAAGCTGGTCTACAGCGGCCCTGTTGCCGATATCCACAGCAACGAGCCGATCGGGGCTGGTGTGAGCGGCAGCTTCCGTGAACTGATGGTCTCGATCCACGATACGGTGCCGCATACCGTCAACGTGATCGAGGCGGGGAATCCGCCCGGACAACCGGTTGAGGTCGCACTGGAAGCAGGAAAAACCGTGTCGTTCCAGATGCCTGAAAAAATCCTGAACGCACCGAACAAGTATATCAATGGCGGTACGCATACGACCGGCAGCGGGTTTAACTTCCGTGCGGAACCGTTTGCGCAGCGCTTAGCGAATGATCCGGACACTTCGAAATTGTTCAGCAGCGCGATTCACGGTGATCCGGATACGCCTCTGTTGCGGGCGTACACAGGCGACACGATGGTGTTCCGCCTGTTGCATCAGCTCATGAATGAGTCCCACGTCTGGACGATTTCCGGTCATACGTTCCTTACCGAACGGTATGCGGCGGACGCCAACCGGAAGAACTCGATTCACGTCGGGATTGCTGAGCGGTATGATTTAGTGACAAAGGCCGGCGGGTTCCAGGGTATGCCGGGCGATTATATTCACTTCAACGGCCGTACGTCGCATTTTGCCGAAGGTGGCTGGGGTATCGTGCGAGTGCTCGGAAAGCAAGTGCCTGACCTGATGCCACTGCCGAAGGGAACTAATCCACTCAGCATTCCGGCCACACCGGGTTCCGTTTGCCCGGCGGAAGCACCGGTGAAGAGCTTCAATGTGGTGGCGGTAGATCGGCCCATGAAACTCAACCCGAAAGCACCGGAGGTCATCGAGGTGGACTTCGAGCGCAAAATCGAAATGACCATGCCGGAAGGTAAAATCTTCGCACTCGAGGAGGAAGCCACGACGGTCTCCGGCGGCACGACACCGCATCCGCTGACGTTACGGGTCAATTTGGGCGACTGCATCAAGGTGAACTTGACGAATAGAATGAAGGCGAGCCGAGCCTCATTTTTTGCGCCAGGCCTGGCCTTCGATCCGAAAGACAGTCAAGGCTTGAACGTCGGCAACAATGGTGGGGACCAGACCATCGGCCCAGGTGAGAACCGTCAGTACACCTACTATGCACATCCGTTGAACAAGGAGACGACCTCCTTGGTCTGGGATGGCGGAAACATCGTCGTCAATCCACGGAATGGATTGTATGGAGCGATCGTTGTCGGTCCAAGAGGATCTCAGTACCGGGACCCCGTGACCGGCGCGGATCTTTCGCAGAAGAACTCGTGGCGCGCGGACGTCATTGTGAACACGAGCCTACCTGAGAACGTAGGCAAACGTAACTACCGTGATGTGGCCCTCTTCTTCCAGGACGAGGACAACATCATCGGTACGGCGTTCATGCCCTACGTGCAGAATGTGGCGGGCTTGACAGCGGTCAACTACCGCGCCGAGCCGTACAAGTTCCGCGAGGATCAAGGCTGTTCACTAGGCAAGATCTTCCAGCCCTGCGTCGTGGACAAGCCGGAAGATCCGGTGACCCCACTCATCGAAGCCCATGCCGGTGATCCGATCAGGATCCACTTGATCGGCGCCAACAGCGAGCAGAACGGAATGTTTGGTGTCGAAGGCCACGAGTGGCCGATCGAGCCCTATATGCCGGGAGCCGATATGATCAGCGTGGTCGAGTATGCGGGTTCTGAGGTTCTGGACGTCTTCCTACGTGGCGGGGCGGGAGGTCCCTATCGTCAAGTTGGAGACTTCATCTGGTCGAATCAACGGCTGCCTTACACTCAGTCAGGACAGTGGGGCTATCTCCGAGTGTTGCCTGTCGGCGATACTCGAATACAACCGCTCGGTGCCGTTGGTATGGGAGCCAAGCGGGTGGAGGTGAGACCGCAGTCCCAGCCTCTACCGACCGCCATGAAATAGACGGCTCGGACATGGCGTCAGACCGAGGGGGGAGCCACCTGTGGGAGGTGGCTCCCCCCTTTGTCTCTCTTGATTCAGCGGACCATCGAGTGGTCGAGGTGACATGACGATGAGTGGGTGGAGAACGCGCGCTGCCTGGTCGCTTGTTCAGGTGAGCACGGTGATAATGGCCTGTGTCGCACCGGCTTTGGCGGATCACGAATCGTCGAAACAGCCCCCGCTCTGGACCCCACTCGATGCGCCCGAACGGCTGGCGCTGATGGAGGTCCCCTCCGGGATGGTTCCGGTGCCTGCCGGAGAGTTCCTCATGGGAAGCGATCCGCACAAGGATCGTGCCGCCGGTCCACAAGAGCTGCCGCAACGTCGGATTTACGTCGATGCCTTTCGAATCGACCGTTACGAAGTATCGAATGTTGAGTATCTGCGGTTCGTGCTTGGGATGGGAATGGAGTGGCCGAAATTTTGGCGGGATAATCCGTTTCCCGAAAAAAACGCCCTCCATCCGGTGATCAACGTCAGCTGGCAAGAGGCTGATGCCTACTGCAGATGGGCCGGAAAGCGTTTGCCGACAGAAGCCGAATGGGAAAAGGCGGCGCGCGGGGTGGACGGGCGGATCTTCCCGTGGGGCGACGAGCCGGCTGGTTGGGTCAAGAGCAATATCGCGCACGCTGGATCGAAGCGCGGATTCAAGTATCCCCCGCTGGCCAACATCAATCGCTATGACAAGGGCACCAGTCCTTACGGTGCCTACCAAATGGCGGGAAACGTCAGCGAGTGGGTGTCGGACTGGTTCGATCCCGAGTACTATCGGCATGGCAGCAAGGTGAATCCGGAGGGGCCAAGGACGGGGGAGCTGAAGGTCTTTCGCGGCGGTTCGTGGAATGAGGATCCGGAGGTCGCCCGGTCTGCCGGTCGCAATGCCGGACCACCTTATCGCAAGAGCTACTTGACAGGCTTTCGATGCGCGAAACCGGGAGACGGTACGGACAATCATGCGTCGGCTGCCGACCAGAACGATACCGTGCGCAAAGTTATGCTCCGCTCCGAATGATTGATGGCACACGATGAATTCAGGACTCAAGGAAGGAATTCGAGTCGGCGGGGCTTCTGGTCACTCCTCGGACGGCAGTTTGCTTTTTCTCAGTAGGCTTTTCTAGAATTCAGCTTCATTGGGACAGTTCATCCGGAGAGTCCATACCTATTACCAACATGACTTCATACATCATTCGCATCAGATCAAGCAGCTATTTCCTGGCCGTCTTGCCGCTTGCCTTCCTCGGCGTGAGCTTCTGCCCGCATCTAATCGAAACGGCTTCAGCAGCAACGATGGAGACGTTGCCCATGGAAAAGGCTGCGCCTGCGGCGGTGGCGATCGAGATCACCGGGAGTGAGGCAGAACTGCGGCGTCTGATGAGAGTGAAGAACGGCGTGACCGAGCTCAAGGCAAGCACAGATCGTTTTTCAGAGGCACCGATGGGCAGCTATGGTTTCATCACGCCGAGCCGCCTTGGGCTGGCGCTCGTTACACAAAGCCCGGACCTTGTGCTGGAGCGGGTGGCTTCGGCCACAAATAACTACGAAATTCATAAACTCTCCGATGGCAGTGGGGTGCTTGTGGGATTTGTGGGAAAGGAGCTGCTCTCAGAGATCACTCCCGTCGAACGACCAAAAAACGTGCGGATCTCGCTCTACTCTAATTTCTGGGATAAGGCACCGTTTATCGTGGCAGTCCCGGTGACTAAGTTAATGGTGGATCGGATGCCGGCGTACACTGACCGCAGGAAGCCTGAGAGTCCTGTGGTTTTGGAAATGGATCTACAGAGCACCGCTAACCGGAAGTCACCCGTTGGACGATAGCAACGGGTGACACGCGACGCAGGCAGGCAAAGCCTTGACACTTAATGTGAAGTTAAGTATCTTGCAGTCCTACTCTTTTTGAAAATGAACGCGTCTTTCACTCAAGAACTCTCTAACCAAAGAACTCGCGTAATTATGTAATTCGTACTGTCGGGATCTCTCATTTTTTATTTAGGGTAGAAGATAGGGCGGACTGAGTAGCTGTCTTACCCTCTCTTCTACTTATTAAGCAAGGAGGTCGGTCCATGCGTCGTTTCTATTTCCCATCAACCAGAGCCCTATGCGGACTCGCGGGTATCGCCCTGATGGCGATGCCCGCACTGGTGACTGCGGAGAGCCCCTCTCACGTTGCAATGAATCATCAGCTGCCGGCTTGGGCGGAACAGCTCAAGGGCCAGACAATCGTCGAGGACGCGATGTCTGGAAGAGCCGATCGGTCTGCGATGGTTGAGCAGCAGCACCAGCGCATCATGGAACACATGTCCAAGGATCCTCAGGTACAGGCGGTAAATACCGGCATGTACAACACCTCGTCCATGATGCACCAATATGGGGCCGGAGGGCAGGATTTGTTACTTATGTCCGATCCTCGTGTCGAGCCAGTCGCTATGACCGGAGGGGGCGGCATGTGCCCAGCAACGGCTCCGGTCAAACGGTACAATGTCTCCGCGATCAACGTCGAAATCACTCTTAACCAGTGGCTCGATTTTTATCCGGGATATATGTATGTGCTGGATGAAGACATCGACAAGGTTCGGGCCGAGGAGACCACCAATAGGGAAGCGCGTGAAAAAGAGGGTTTCGATCCTGGGGCAGTAATTCCAGGCGTCCAAGCGCAATGGATTCAGCCGCTGACGATTCGTGCCAACCAAGGGGACTGTCTCAAAATCAAGTTGAACAACAAATTGGAAGGTGGAGAAGACGTCAGCTTGCACATCAGCGGATCGTCAATGGTAGTAAGTGCGACGGGTGCTGCGGCGACGACCACAAATTCGGATGCGATCGCCGCCAAAGACAAGTCTGTGGAATTGGAGTGGTACATCCAGCCGAACACTCAAGAAGGAGTTCGCCAGTTCCATACATACAGTAACGATCGAGAGCTAACGGTGATGGGAATGTTCGGTTCTTTTGTCGTAGAGCCTCGCGGCTCAACGTACTGGGAGCCGCTCGGAACAGGTGATCCCACTCCAGCCACCAGTGGGTGGCAAGTCATGATCAAGAATGGGACTGGTCCGGATTTTCGAGAGTTTGTGCTCTATTACCATGAGGTCGGTGACGAAGCATTCCGTCCCCTCAATAAAAAGGGCGATTTCTTGCCACAACGTGATCCACTGACCGATACGTATCGTCCCGGAGGCCGCGCGATCAACTATCGGAGTGAGCCGTTCGGAATTAACAACATGCATCTACAGCATGAATATTTCGGGTTTGAGGATGAGTCGATGGGCTATAGCTCGTACTCATTTGGTGATGCCTCACCGACGATTCCCCGATCATATATCGGAGACCCAGCGAAGTTCCGTCTCGTGCATGGTGGTTCCGAAGTCTTCCATAGCCATCATCCTCATGGGGGGACGATCAGATGGCCTCGGAGCCCGAGAGCGATCGACGATATGAATCTTTGGGCCACGGCGGTAAACGGACCGGTTAAGTATCCGGTCATTCGTCACAAGACGGATCGGGTGGACGTAGAAGTCATCGGCCCCTCCGAGGCTTTGGACTTGGAGACGGAGTGTGGCTCGGGTCTCTGCCAACAGTTGGCCGGCGACTTCCTCTTCCATTGTCACGTCGCACATCATTATGTCTCCGGTATGTGGGGGTACTGGCGTGTCTACAACACGCTCCAGCAGGGAGTTATGCGGAATGACGTGATGCCCGACCTTCGAGAGTTGCCGGATCGGAAAGGTCGTATTAAGGAGCCGATCTCGTCCGATAAGCTGGTTGGCCAGACAGTCGATTGGTTCGGAACGCAATTCAAGATCATCGACAAGGGCAAGAGCAATTGGAAGGGGCGCCCAGCGACGATCACGATCAAGGATTGGGTGGCCATGCAGTTGCCGACGCCGGGCAAGCCCGGTCATAAGGATGATGAGAAGGGCCAGATTCTTTCGTACGATGCCACTGTGTTGGATTGGGTTTGGGATGGCAATCGAGCCATGAGCGAGAAAGAGAGCACGGTCGACAATCCCAAATACAAGTCAACCCATCCCGATAAGCGGCATCCGATTATGTTCGAGCCTCTAACGGGGAAGGTAGCTTGGCCTCATCTCACCCCACACTTCGGGAAGCGCGTCATGTTTTCTCCGAATCACGTCGGGGCGCCCTGGCTAGAGATGATTCGACGTGACGACAATGGTGAGGAGAGTCTCGATCAAGCCAAGCCTGGAGAGCAGGGGAATTGGAGCCTTTGTCCGACTAATGCCGGGCGGAAGAGCTACAACGTCCATTTCATTAAGGTGCCGATCAAGATTGCCAAGGCACAAGGGAAAGAACCTGCAGTTATCGATCAGAATGGATTGATCTACGTGCTGCACGAAGAGGAGGCTGCAATTCGTGCCAATGATGATCTCAAATATCCATTAGTCGTGCGTGGCAACATTTACGATTGCGTGGATTGGACCTTGACCAGCGAGTGGGACGACGACGACTATACGAATTTTCAGGCGTCGAAGATCAACACGCACTGGCATTTCCTCCAGTTCGACAATCAGGCTTCGGACGGGGTGATAACCGGGTTCTCCTACGAACAGTCAGTTCGTCCTTTCACGATGCTCGAGAAGAAAAATCAAAAGGGACTGCCTGCTCCGATGAATACCGTGTTGACCTCGGCTGTGAAGAAGGGGGCCAATACGATCGCAGTGAAGAATGCCAAACAGTATCACGTGGGCACATTGATCCTGGTCGGTGCCGACAACGTAAAAGGGAACGAGATCGCGCGCATCAAGGCCATCAATGGCAATCAGATCACATTGTCGAAGGGATTAAAGAACGATCACCCAGCCAAGGATATCGTCACGGTTGAGTTTGTCCGTCAACGTTTCTGGGTGGATGCGGATGTGGGGACCGTCTTTTGGCACGACCACGCATTTGGAGCGACGACCTGGCCGCACGGCGGCTTTGGCACATTCATCGCCGAACCTGTGGGATCGACCTATCACGATCCT is a genomic window containing:
- a CDS encoding multicopper oxidase domain-containing protein; amino-acid sequence: MRRFYFPSTRALCGLAGIALMAMPALVTAESPSHVAMNHQLPAWAEQLKGQTIVEDAMSGRADRSAMVEQQHQRIMEHMSKDPQVQAVNTGMYNTSSMMHQYGAGGQDLLLMSDPRVEPVAMTGGGGMCPATAPVKRYNVSAINVEITLNQWLDFYPGYMYVLDEDIDKVRAEETTNREAREKEGFDPGAVIPGVQAQWIQPLTIRANQGDCLKIKLNNKLEGGEDVSLHISGSSMVVSATGAAATTTNSDAIAAKDKSVELEWYIQPNTQEGVRQFHTYSNDRELTVMGMFGSFVVEPRGSTYWEPLGTGDPTPATSGWQVMIKNGTGPDFREFVLYYHEVGDEAFRPLNKKGDFLPQRDPLTDTYRPGGRAINYRSEPFGINNMHLQHEYFGFEDESMGYSSYSFGDASPTIPRSYIGDPAKFRLVHGGSEVFHSHHPHGGTIRWPRSPRAIDDMNLWATAVNGPVKYPVIRHKTDRVDVEVIGPSEALDLETECGSGLCQQLAGDFLFHCHVAHHYVSGMWGYWRVYNTLQQGVMRNDVMPDLRELPDRKGRIKEPISSDKLVGQTVDWFGTQFKIIDKGKSNWKGRPATITIKDWVAMQLPTPGKPGHKDDEKGQILSYDATVLDWVWDGNRAMSEKESTVDNPKYKSTHPDKRHPIMFEPLTGKVAWPHLTPHFGKRVMFSPNHVGAPWLEMIRRDDNGEESLDQAKPGEQGNWSLCPTNAGRKSYNVHFIKVPIKIAKAQGKEPAVIDQNGLIYVLHEEEAAIRANDDLKYPLVVRGNIYDCVDWTLTSEWDDDDYTNFQASKINTHWHFLQFDNQASDGVITGFSYEQSVRPFTMLEKKNQKGLPAPMNTVLTSAVKKGANTIAVKNAKQYHVGTLILVGADNVKGNEIARIKAINGNQITLSKGLKNDHPAKDIVTVEFVRQRFWVDADVGTVFWHDHAFGATTWPHGGFGTFIAEPVGSTYHDPTTGKEVRSGPIADIHTNEPVGHGVNNSFRELMVQVHDTVPHTVNIVTAGNPPGQPVEVALEAGKTVSFAMPEHIYMTPMPFLNGGTHTTGSGLNFRAGPIAQRLATNPDASQIFNSQIHGDPYTPLLRAYTGDTMVFRLLHTLMNETMTWTLSGHSFWTERYAPDANRKNSIHIGIAERYDLVVPEAGGPRHQSGDFIHFNGRSSKLSEGGWGIVRVYDKEQSDLRKLPAGFSNKGEIPKALPVCPADAPVKSFNVVAMDYPSMTFNPKAPEAIEVDFERKIQISNPDAKIYALEEDVIKVSGNSRPMPLTLRVNIGDCVKINLKNKMKEGKASFSAIGLAFDPKDSMGANVGNNPGDQTIVPGGERVYTYFADPFNGETTSLVWDWGNAMMNPRNGLFGAIVVGPKGSKYRDPKTGVDLSNKNAWAADVIVDRSVSGNEMRSNYRDVALFFQDEDNIIGTSFMPYVQNVAGLTGINYRSEPYLYRQDQGCSLGKMFQPCKADKPEDPATPIIESHAGDPVRIHVIGANNEQNGMFGVEKHEWPIEPYMRGADLISVVEFSGSEVLDVFIPSAGGPYRMSGDYVYSNQRLPYSQSGQWGYLRVLPSGDSRLQSLGAAGVGSKQAEVEYQPRVLPTAIK
- a CDS encoding DUF4157 domain-containing protein is translated as MAPRTEPSMLHDVLNSSGQQLDSATRAFFEPRFGSDLSHVRVHSDPLADQSAESIQARAYTLGNNIVFGFGEYNPDSDGGKRLLAHELAHVAQQGKGTDTAELR
- a CDS encoding SUMF1/EgtB/PvdO family nonheme iron enzyme, whose amino-acid sequence is MSGWRTRAAWSLVQVSTVIMACVAPALADHESSKQPPLWTPLDAPERLALMEVPSGMVPVPAGEFLMGSDPHKDRAAGPQELPQRRIYVDAFRIDRYEVSNVEYLRFVLGMGMEWPKFWRDNPFPEKNALHPVINVSWQEADAYCRWAGKRLPTEAEWEKAARGVDGRIFPWGDEPAGWVKSNIAHAGSKRGFKYPPLANINRYDKGTSPYGAYQMAGNVSEWVSDWFDPEYYRHGSKVNPEGPRTGELKVFRGGSWNEDPEVARSAGRNAGPPYRKSYLTGFRCAKPGDGTDNHASAADQNDTVRKVMLRSE